In the genome of Natronorubrum daqingense, the window AAAGACATCTGCGAACGCGGGGAGTTCCTTCCCGAGAAGCGGTCGGATCGCTTCGATGGCGATATCGTCGGGTTCGACGCTCGTCGCACCGGCCGTAACGACGATCTCGACGTCGTCACGGTCGATCAATCGAGAGACGGTGCCCTGGACGCGATCGAGATCGGCACCGACGTGCTCTCGCGTCGCCACCTCGTGTCCACCTTTCTTGAGCGCCGTTACGATCGCACCGCCAGCGGCGTCGGACTCGAGCGTTCGGTCGGTCGAAATCGTCACGACACCGGCACAGAGTTGCGGACCGTCTGCGTTCTCGGCGTCGCGTGTTCCGCGTCCGTGCTCGCTCTCCTCACGTCGACTCGAGTCCGAATCGGCCATGAACGTGGTTCGACGGGCCAGCGGGTAAAACCTGCTCACTGGAAGATTCGATTCGGAGATGGAGCCCAACTGTTATGGACGGCGTTTCCGTCTGTGTACGCGTATGCAGGCAGTCACAATCACCGAACACGGCGACACCGATGTCATCGACTACGGGGACCATCCTGACCCCGAAATCGGCCGCACCGACGTGCTGGTCGACGTGAAAGCGGCGGCGCTCAATCACCTCGACATCTGGACGCGACGCGGAATGCCCGGACTGGACCTCGAGATGCCCCACATTCCGGGCAGCGACGGCGCGGGAATCGTCGAGGAGGTCGGCGAGGACGTCACTCGATTCGAGGCGGGCGACCGCGTCGCCCTCTCGGCTGGCTGTGGCGACCTGCGGATGGACGATCCGACGCTCGACCCCCACTACTACATCATCGGCGAGCACGTGCCCGGCATTCACGCCGAGTACGCCGCGATTCCCGAGGAGAACCTGATTCCCGTTCCCGACCACGTCGACTGGACCGTCGCCGGCTCGAGTTGTCTCGTCTTCCAGACGGCCTGGCGCATGCTGATCGAACGTGCCGACCTCGAGGCCGGCGAGAAAGTGCTCGTCCTCGGAGCCAGCGGCGGCGTCGGCCACGCGGCGCTTCAGATCGCCGACCACGCGGGCGCGGAAGTGTACGCGACGGGCAGCACCGAGGAGAAACTCGAGTACGCGAAAGAACACGGCGCTGATCACGTCTGTAATTACGAGGAGGAGAACTTCGCGGAGTGGGTACAAGCGGAGACCGACGGCCGCGGGGTCGACGTCGTCGTCGAGCACGTCGGCGAACCAACGTGGCAGGACTCGATTGCGAGCCTGACGAAGGGCGGGCGACTCGTCACCTGCGGCGGCACCGCCGGCGGTGCTCCCGAAACGGACATTCCGCGGATCTTCTGGAACCAACTCGAGATCATCGGGTCGACGATGGCGACGCCCGATCAGGTCGACGACGTGATGGAACTCGTCTGGGATGGAACGTTCGAGCCCGCGATTCGCGAGGAGTTGCCGATGAGCGAATCCGCGCGCGCCCACGAGATCATCGAAAATCGGGAAGGCTTCGGCAAGGTCGTCGTCCGGCCGGATAGCGAGCTCTAGGCTCGACGACGAGTTCGATTCGTCTCGGAACCGTGAGGGCTTTCACCACGGACTCGAAACACTCGAGCGTGAGTTCGAGCGACGACGGCGGCTACGTACACGACCCGGGCGCGTTCGACGAGGACGGAACGCGAGCAGCGTCGGCTGAGGACGACGACTGGGTTCGGAATCCGGATCATCCCGAGGCGGCCGACCGGGAATTCGACTGGCGAGGGTGGACCGTCGTCGGCATGATCGTCCTCGCGTTTATCGTCGCCCCGGTGGCGATCACGTTCTGGCCGCCGGGCGTCGGCTATCGCTTCGCACTCTTGACCTTGCCACTGTTCCCGGCGTTTTTCCTCGCCGTCACCGCAGTGTGGGCGACGACGCGTCCGTAATCGAACGAAAAACAGCCCGTTATTGGGGTGGCGATTCACGCGACTCGAGGCGAGTTTCGAGTCGGTCGACGACGGCCGATCCGTGGACGGTATCGTCTTCCGGAGTGTCCACACGCGCGAGGTACGACGTCAGTCGGTCGACGAGCGTCTGGGCCTGATAAGCGGTGAAAACTGTCGTCTCACCGGCCGCTTCGAGCGTCTCGAGTGCCTCGAGCGTCCACTCGGCAGGTGATTCGCCGTCGTCGATCGCCCCGTCGATTTCGCTCGCGAGGACACTGTGGACGACCCATTGTTCGTCTCTGGAGAGCGTCACTTCGTGCGTTTCTGTTTCCGGTTGTGGAGAACTCATTACGTCACACGGACCGATTTCGTCGGCCCTTGGGCGACGCTACGAACGGCGTTGTAATAAACCTTGTCGCATGTTACCATGCGTTGCTTGCCGGAGTCGGGTGATTCGCCGCGGTCGCCGACCCGATCACTCGTCGCGAACGTCTCGTCGCATCGCGATTTCGAACCACGGACAGAGCCTGAGCTGACGATACCACGACGGATTGGCGTGGAGTCGCTCGTACGGAACCCACATGAGACCTGCAACTTCCTCCTCGTTCGGCTCGAGCGTTCGATCCGTGAGGGTGAGTTTCAACACCGCACAGACTTCGTGTTCGACGCCGGCGTCCTCGAAGTAGCGTTTGTACTCGAAGCGGTCGGTAACTCGCAGGTCGTCGTACTGCTCGGGCGCGATTCCCAGTTCGTCCTCGAGTCGTTCTCGAGTGGCTTCTTCCTGACTCTGGCCCTCGACTGGGTGGGAGGCGACGGTTCCGTCCCAGTACGTCCCCCAGAGGCGTTTCTCGGGCGCTCGTTGGGCGAGCAGGACGTTTCCGTCGCCGTCGAACACGAGCGAGGTAAACGCCCGGTGGCGAACGCCGTCGCCGGTGTGGGCCTCGAGTCGGTTGACCGTCTCGAGTGCGGTGTCTTCTGGGTCGACGGCGATTACGTCCTGGTTCGCGTTTTCGTGTGGGCGTTCGTCGCCCGGTGGTGTGGTCATATTCGCATCATTCTGGAGCGGTGTGAAACCAGTGTCGTCTCTTTACGAGTGACTGGTACTTCTCACGGTCGAACGGTACTTGTTCACACGATTCCTCGGCCGAAAACACTGTTTCAGGGGAGTAATCTTCCCGTACGTCGTCGCGTTCGATACACGTGCAGTTGTTCGCGTCGGTGACCGTCCGATAATCAATCGTTTTCGAGCGCTGATAATGGCGTGTTACTGGATCCCACGTACGTGACTGATACGGACGGTTGTGCTCGCTGATGTGTGTCTGTAGGCTAAAATAACTTAACCCGCTTCTGCCCGGAGAGAACTCGATAGAGAACAGATGGCCCAGCACGCTAGTGGAAGTACACACTCGAATCGGGACGAAACGACTGGGAGAACCGTCCAGACGATGACGGACGACCAATCGGGCCTGACGGTAGACGTCATCGACACGGTGGTGATGAAAGATCGGTCCCGATGGAACGACCTCGTCGAGCGCTCCGAACTCGGAACGGTGTTCCATCGCTACGAGTGGCTCGAGGCCGTCGAAAACGCGCTCGAGTATCCGGCCAGACACATCGTGGTCGAGAAGGATACGAATCCAATCGGTCTCTTTCCGAATTTCGTCGCTGAGATACCGAAAACACCGTTTTACCGACTCACGTCGATCTATCCCGGATTCGGTGGCCCCTTGATGACGACCGACGTCACCGAGTCGCTCTCGACCGTCCTCGACGTGGTCCCCCAACTCTGTGATAACCGAACGATCGTCCACGAGATCAGGGCCTGCAACACGAATTTCCTCCGATACAACGACTTCCTCGAGGCGGAGGGCTACGACTCGAGTCGCGTCGGCGGCCGCTTCGTCGTGAATCTCGAGAAGGGATACGACACGATTTTCGAGGAGATGGACAGCTCCAAGCGGCGGGCGATCAGACGTGGCCGAGAAACCGACCACGAAATCGTCGAGGCTGAACTTTCACAGGTCAATCTGGAGCGATTCTACGAGAAGTACAAACAGCACATGAAAAGCGTCGGCGGCATCGTCTATCCCTTCGAGTTCTTCGAGGAACTCTCCGCGATGGAGGATCGGATTTTACTGTTAATGCTTTACGTCGAGGGCGAGTACGCCGGCGGCTTCCTCGAACTACTCAACGACGAACAGGACGTCGTCCACGGCTTCTTCGCCGGCGTCCCCTCGGAGTCCTTCCAGTATCACGCCTCGGAGTTGCTCTACGACTACTTGTTCCAGTGGGCCATCGACGAGGGCTACGAGAAGTACGACTTCGGCGGCGGCGGTGCGGATTTCGAAGACGGCGCGTTCCAGTTCAAAGAGGAGTTCGGCGGCGAACTCGTCCCGAACATCTACTGGGAACGGGGCACTGGACCGACCTGGAAACTCGTCGAAACCGGGAGATCGCTGTACAACCGATACAACCGGGAGACGGACTCGAGTTGAAACTCGGCTACGGAACGAGTGGCTCCACGAACGCCGGCCTCACCCGAGTTGAAACTCGGCTACGGAACGAGTGGCTCCACGAACGCCGGCCTCACCCGAGTTGTTTCTCGAGGATCAGTCGCGTTTTCGTGCTCACGACCTCCTCTTGATCGCGGGCTTTGGTGATCAGGTCGTTGACTCCGCGCGTGTCCGCCGCGTCGACGACGAGCACGATGTCCTGTTCCCCCGAAACCATCCAGACGAGGTCGACTTCCTCCCACTCGGCCATCCGCTCGGAGACGGCTTTCGTGTCGACGTCGACTGCCACGCTGATCTCGAGCATCGCCTGGACGTTGCCCGTCCGCGTGGTAATCGTAAAGCGTTCGATGACGCCGTCGTCCATCATCCCTTCGACGCGGTTGCGGACAGTCCCCTCGCTCGTTCCGACCTCGTCGGCGATCTCGGTGTACGGCGTTCGCGCGTCCCGCCGGAGCATATCGAGGATCTGTCGGTCCAGATCGTCCATGGAGATGCGAACCTACGAGCGACCCCCACTTACCGATTACGAATTTCGTAACTCAGCTTCGAAGACAACACTTATGATGGTCGATCCAATACGTAGATCGTAATGACAGCTGCCTACGTTGCACTGGAGGGTGGCCACGTACTCGAGGCGCGTGGTCGTGCTCCGGGAACGGCTCGTGGCGAACTCGTTTTCACGACGGCGTACACTGGATACGAAGAAAGTCTCACCGATCCATCCTACGAGGAGCAGATCCTGGCCTTCTCGTACCCACTGATCGGTAACTACGGCGTCCGAGAGGAACGATTCGAGTCCGACCGCGTCCACCCACGAGCCGTCCTCGCGAAGGAACTCACCGAGGACGTCGCCGACTGGCTCGCGAGCGAGGGCGTTCCGGCAGTCGACCGTCTCGACACCCGAGACGTCGTCACCGACATCCGCGACAGCGGCGCGATGAAGTGCGGAATCGCCGTCGGTGAGGACGTCACCGAGGAGGACGCACTCGCCGAACTCGAGGCCTGTAAGGCCATGAGCGAGCACACGGAGATCGGCGAACAGGTCAGCGTCGACGAGCAGACGACCTACGGCGCGGACAACGACGGCGAGACCGTCGCACTGGTCGACTGCGGTGCGAAGGGATCGATCGTCGACTCGCTGCTCGCCCGCAACGCGACGGTTCACGTCCTCCCACACGACGCGAGCGCCCACGACGTCGACGCACTCGAGCCGGACATTCTGTTCATCTCGAACGGCCCCGGCGACCCGGCGAACTACGAGCACGCGATCGATCTCGTCCAAGCGTTCGCCGAGGACACGCCCGTCGCCGGCATCTGCCTCGGCCAGCAGATCGTCGCCGAAGCCCTCGGCGGCGCCACCGAGAAGATGACCTTCGGCCACCGCGGCGTCAACCAACCCGTCCTCGACTTAGAGTCCGGACAGGTCGTCATGACGACCCAGAACCACGGCTACACCGTCGCCGAACCAGGTGACCACCTCGAGGTCACCCAGATCAACGTCAACGACGACACGCCGGAAGGCCTCGACGGCGTCGACTACGACATCATCACGCGCCAGTACCACCCCGAAGCCAACCCCGGCCCGGAGGACACCCTCGACTTCTTCGACGACGTCCTCGCGATGGCCGACGCTCGAGCGACGACTGCCGTTCCCGCCGACGACTAACTGCGGTTTCGTCTCTCGTAATTTCCGTTCTCTCTTCCCGTGGCGGGTCACTCTCGAGATGTCCGTCGTTCGTATCGATGCGACTAGTTCCGGTCGTGGGCTTGCAGCACGCAGCGATCGCCTCTTAGGTGGACTCTGCCGACGACTCGAGGGACGTGGCGTACTCGTGTATGGCGTCGTCGTCGACGGTCTCGAGCAGAATGTCGTCGTCGAGCGTTTGCGCGAGTCGTCGCTGACCGCGTTCGGCTCGGTCGGCTG includes:
- a CDS encoding MogA/MoaB family molybdenum cofactor biosynthesis protein, which encodes MADSDSSRREESEHGRGTRDAENADGPQLCAGVVTISTDRTLESDAAGGAIVTALKKGGHEVATREHVGADLDRVQGTVSRLIDRDDVEIVVTAGATSVEPDDIAIEAIRPLLGKELPAFADVFTSLSFDNVGTRVIAARPLAGVADGVPVFCLPGNEDAARLGAEEILLPEVTHLVSLAREELEETRWTSDDEDADANGAVDTADADAETTDHENGEH
- a CDS encoding zinc-binding dehydrogenase, encoding MQAVTITEHGDTDVIDYGDHPDPEIGRTDVLVDVKAAALNHLDIWTRRGMPGLDLEMPHIPGSDGAGIVEEVGEDVTRFEAGDRVALSAGCGDLRMDDPTLDPHYYIIGEHVPGIHAEYAAIPEENLIPVPDHVDWTVAGSSCLVFQTAWRMLIERADLEAGEKVLVLGASGGVGHAALQIADHAGAEVYATGSTEEKLEYAKEHGADHVCNYEEENFAEWVQAETDGRGVDVVVEHVGEPTWQDSIASLTKGGRLVTCGGTAGGAPETDIPRIFWNQLEIIGSTMATPDQVDDVMELVWDGTFEPAIREELPMSESARAHEIIENREGFGKVVVRPDSEL
- a CDS encoding DUF7853 family protein — protein: MSSPQPETETHEVTLSRDEQWVVHSVLASEIDGAIDDGESPAEWTLEALETLEAAGETTVFTAYQAQTLVDRLTSYLARVDTPEDDTVHGSAVVDRLETRLESRESPPQ
- a CDS encoding NUDIX hydrolase, which translates into the protein MTTPPGDERPHENANQDVIAVDPEDTALETVNRLEAHTGDGVRHRAFTSLVFDGDGNVLLAQRAPEKRLWGTYWDGTVASHPVEGQSQEEATRERLEDELGIAPEQYDDLRVTDRFEYKRYFEDAGVEHEVCAVLKLTLTDRTLEPNEEEVAGLMWVPYERLHANPSWYRQLRLCPWFEIAMRRDVRDE
- a CDS encoding GNAT family N-acetyltransferase; its protein translation is MAQHASGSTHSNRDETTGRTVQTMTDDQSGLTVDVIDTVVMKDRSRWNDLVERSELGTVFHRYEWLEAVENALEYPARHIVVEKDTNPIGLFPNFVAEIPKTPFYRLTSIYPGFGGPLMTTDVTESLSTVLDVVPQLCDNRTIVHEIRACNTNFLRYNDFLEAEGYDSSRVGGRFVVNLEKGYDTIFEEMDSSKRRAIRRGRETDHEIVEAELSQVNLERFYEKYKQHMKSVGGIVYPFEFFEELSAMEDRILLLMLYVEGEYAGGFLELLNDEQDVVHGFFAGVPSESFQYHASELLYDYLFQWAIDEGYEKYDFGGGGADFEDGAFQFKEEFGGELVPNIYWERGTGPTWKLVETGRSLYNRYNRETDSS
- a CDS encoding Lrp/AsnC family transcriptional regulator; amino-acid sequence: MDDLDRQILDMLRRDARTPYTEIADEVGTSEGTVRNRVEGMMDDGVIERFTITTRTGNVQAMLEISVAVDVDTKAVSERMAEWEEVDLVWMVSGEQDIVLVVDAADTRGVNDLITKARDQEEVVSTKTRLILEKQLG
- the carA gene encoding glutamine-hydrolyzing carbamoyl-phosphate synthase small subunit, translated to MTAAYVALEGGHVLEARGRAPGTARGELVFTTAYTGYEESLTDPSYEEQILAFSYPLIGNYGVREERFESDRVHPRAVLAKELTEDVADWLASEGVPAVDRLDTRDVVTDIRDSGAMKCGIAVGEDVTEEDALAELEACKAMSEHTEIGEQVSVDEQTTYGADNDGETVALVDCGAKGSIVDSLLARNATVHVLPHDASAHDVDALEPDILFISNGPGDPANYEHAIDLVQAFAEDTPVAGICLGQQIVAEALGGATEKMTFGHRGVNQPVLDLESGQVVMTTQNHGYTVAEPGDHLEVTQINVNDDTPEGLDGVDYDIITRQYHPEANPGPEDTLDFFDDVLAMADARATTAVPADD